The genomic region GCCGGCGCGGTCGGGCCCAGCGATCCGGCGTCGGCGCCCTTCACCGGCGGGATGACGCGGGTCGATGTCGACCCGTCCGGCGCGGGTTGCGCGGTCCGCTGGAACAACACCGTGCCCTCGGCGGCGGTGCCGCGGCTGTCCACCGCCGACGGCCGGATCTACACCTTCACCCGGCACACCGCGACCGCCGCCGCGGCGACGCCGCTGGACGGTTACGACTACGCCGTGATCGATGCCGCCACCGGCGCGCTGGAAACCGAACAACCCGTCGGCGCCGGCCTGCCGGTCGACACCCTGGAGATGGTGGGCTCGATCGCGCCCGGCGGCGTGCAGTACCAGGGCACGGTGACCGGATACTTCAGCGTGCGGCCACATCCGGCCGGCTGATCATCGCTGCTGCACCTCGAGGAGGGTCGCGGATCCGACCGCCGGCCGCTGCTCGTGCATGGTGATCACGTCACCGGGCCGCAGATGCCGCCAGGCGTCGGGGGTGAGTGGCAGCAATCGGATCCGCCCGCGCCCGCCGACGGGGATCTCCGGGGCGAACTCGACCCGGATCTGGGCCAGCCGCAGGCCGACGGTGTCGTCGCCGGTCGCCCACATCGGCCGCAGACCCGAGCCCGGAACCGCGATCCGGCGGCCGCCGGACTCGGGTGGCAACAGCCACAGATCGGCGCGAATGATACTGCCGCAACGGGTTTCGGCCGCCCGCCAGCGGCACCAGTCGGCATCGTGCGGTAGCGACAGCTGTTGCGCGACCCCGGCGAGCAGTTTCCAGTATTCGGCGCTCTGCCAGCGCAGGCCCTCGAACTCCTGGAGTATGCCCAGCGCCATCTCCCATTCGCCGAAACGGAGATATTCGTGGACGTCCGCGACCGTCAGCCCGGCCTCGCTCCGCGCATCCGTCGGCACCGATTCGGCCGCGAGGCGCAACGACACGGGAACGTTCATCCACCGATTCTCGCGGAACGCGGAAATCGCCCGCGCACGGACGTCCGTGCCGGCCTCCCGCTCACACTGCCCGGTCCAGTTGGGAGTCGGGGTCGTCGCCGTGCACCGAGCGGTGGATCGCGCGGGCGATCATGCTGGAGCGCAGGTACCAGAGGTCCGTGGCCCGGGAGGGATCGAGCCCGGTCAACTCGGTGATCCGGGCCAGCCGCCGGCGCAGCACGCCGACCGGCACCCCGAGCCGTTGCGCGGTGGCCGCCCGGCCGCCGGCGGCGAGGAATTCGCCGAGCATGTGCTCGAGTTCCGGTTCGGTCTGCAGCGGCGCGAGCACCGAGCGGATCTTCTCGTTCGCCGTGCCGGGACGGCCCAGCTGGTATTCGCAGGCGAGATCCTCGAATCGGTACAGCCCCGGGCCGCGGCCCAGCCGCACCGCGAGATCCAGCAGCTCGTGGGCCAATTCGACGGCCGGCGGGATCCGGTCCCGATCGGCGTCGGCCATCGCGACGGTGACCGGCCCGGCCGCGGCGCGGGCGAGCCGGGCCACCAGATCGTCCGGATCGCCGGTCGCGGCCGGGGGGAGCAGCAGGGTGCCACCGTCCACGCTGAGCTGGGTCAGCACGCCGGGCCCGCAGGCGATGGCGAGTTCGGCCTGCACCCGCCGCAGTTTGCGGCGGGCGACCACCCGTGCGTCCAGGCGCCGATCGTGTTCGTCGGGATGCGGGCCCAGCGCCACCGCCAGCACCCGATAGGTATCGGCGATCTCGATGTCGCCGGAGGCGGAGGCCCCGGCCACGTTCCCGGCGAGCAGCCGTGCGGTGACGGTCTGCACGACCGCCCGTTGTTCCGCGGCCAGCGCCCGGATCTCCCGGACGTAGCCGCGCGACACTGCGGTCGACATGGTCCGGATGATGTCGATGAGCGCGATCCCGTTGCCGCGCGCGGTCCGGACGGTCGACCAGGGCAGCGTGGGCGCGAGCTGCTGGAACGCCGTCCCGATACCCGCGTGCACCGCGTGCTGCAGCGGCTCCACGGGCAGATCCAGCTGCGCCCAGCGGGCCGCCACGGTCTCGATCCGGGCCAGCGCGCTGCCGCTCACCGGCGTCTGCGCGCGCAGGACCTGTCCGAGTTCGCCCGCGCAGATGTTCACCAGCAGCGTCAGATCCGCGCGGGCCCGGCCGCCGGCCCGATCACCGAGGATTTCCGCGACGAGTCCGCGCACCACCGGTGCCGCGAGCAGCGGCGGCGTCGTCACGGCGCCGGTACGGTTGCGGCCGCGGCCGGTCGCGCGGGAAACAGACATCCGACCCTCCATCGATTCAACTCATCGAATGTATGCCGAACAGCGGGTCCACCGGGCCGTGATCGCCGTGCCCGGTGGCCGGCATTTCCGTGAGCAGCCGCATCGGCGGCCGATCGGCGCTCCCGAGCTCGCTGACCACCCGCCGCCAGCCGTCCCCGTCCGGCACGAACCGGGCCAGGCCGCGGCCCGAATCGCGGATGCCGAGGCGGTCGAGCAGGGTCGCCACGACCTGCCGGCTCATCACGGCCAGTTCGTGATCGGGCCGGTTGCGGTGTCGGCGGGTGCCGAGGTCGACCTCCGCGATCGCCCCGATGCCGTGGCGCTGCCAGCAGTCGACCAGGATGCCGATCTCGACCCCGTATCCGGGTGCGAACGGGATGCCCGCGAGCAACTCACGGGTGGCGGCGTACTCACCCCCGAGCGGCTGGACGATCTCGCCCAGTTCGGGGGCCAGGGCCGTCAGCAGCGGACGCGCGACGAGCTGGGTGACCCGGCCGCCGCCGTCGGCCTCGTCGGATCCGCCGGTGCGCAACGGCCGCCGATAGAAACCTTTCACCAGCCGTACCTCGTCGTCGAACAACAACGGCGCCAGCAGGGACGGTACGAACATCGGGCTCGGCGAGATCAGATCGGAGTCGACGAACACGATCAGATCGCCGCCGGCCACCGCGAGCGACCGCCACAGCACCTCCCCCTTACCCGGCACCGGCGGCACCCGCGGCAACGCCTGCTCGCGGGTGTACACGGTGGCGCCGGCCGCGCGGGCGGCCGCCACGGTGCCGTCGGTGGAGCCGGAGTCGATGACGAGCAGTTCGTCGACCAGCGTGCCGACCAGCGGATGGATGGACGCGATCACCGCACCGACGGTCGCCTCCTCGTCCAGCGCCGGCAACACCACCGACACCCGCCGCTGTCCCTTGCGCTCGACGAGTTCGGGAACCGACCACGGCCGATCGAACCAGGTGGGTGTCCGGTGGACCACGGTCATGATGAATACCTCTCCGGTGCAGGGGAATTCGGAACGGATCGGAGTCCGGGATCGAGTACGAGGGTGCTACGGTCCCGCCACAGCACCGGCCACGGCCGCCGCGGCCGATCACAACGCCACACCGTGACACCGCGATCGATACCCGGGAAGCCGAGCGGATCGTCCAGCCGCGCCACCGGGCGCACCGATTCGAAGGCGGTATCGAGGCCGGCGGCGTCGCCCGCGGTCACATACAGCACGGTGCGCGTATCGTCCGGTGGCGCACCGAAATAGGCGTAACCCCGATTCGGGCTGTACACCGGCGGCCGGGTGCCCAGCACGTCGATCGCGGCGGCCTGCCAATAGGTTTGCGCGACCACCACGGCAGTGTCGCGGTCGGCCGGTGGTAGTTCGGCGTAGGCGCGGTCGACGGCGCCGACCAGCCCGGACCAGCCGGTCGTGCCGAAAGTGCGCATACGCGCGGACAATTCGGCCTGGGTGTCGGTCGGCTGCCGCAGTCGCGAGATCGGTTGTGGCAGTAGCGTGACGACGGTCGCCGCGATCGCGACGGAGATCGCGACCACCGCCACTCCGGTGATGCGAATTGTTCTGCGCGACAGTGCTTTCGGTGCCTCCATGCTCGTGGCCCGGCGTGTTGTCGCCGCCGCCACCATATCCGCCGGGCGGCGGTGCGTTCTCCGCCTCGCCGGAGCCGAGGTGCTCCGTGTTGCTCCCGGCCACAACACGGTTGCCGCTACCGCTCCGGCGGCGAACAGGACCGGGAAACAGGCGGTCAGGTAGTAGGGCCGTCCGCCCACGGCGATCACGAACAGCGTTTGCAGCAGCGTCGCGATTCCGAGGAACCGATACGGCCGGAAGTCGTTCCGCCACAACAGGGCCCACAGGCCCAGCAACGCGAGCAATCCACCGAGCAGACCGGTGAGGATCGCCCACTGCACGGGCAGACCCGCCACGCCGCCGGTCGCGGCTCGCTGTTCGGTGCGGATGATCGCACCCATCGCCAACTGCGGCCAGCCGTGTCGCCGCTGCCATTCCACACCGGGTATCGCGGCGACCAGGACGATCGCCACACCGGCCCAGAAGGCGCTGCGGCGCAACAGATCCCGTGGGCCGATCGCCGTCGCAGCTGCCACCAGCGCTGCCACCAGCACGAGGATCAGCAATTTCACCTGGACGTCGATCGCCACCACGATCGCCGCCGCCACCAGCAGCCGGTCCCGGCGTACTCGCGTCCAGCGCACCAGCAGCCAGATCACCGCCGCCCCCGCGGTGCTGTCGAGGGCGAAGGTCGAGAGGCTCGCCGCCTGGGTGATCAGGTACGGGCTGGTGGCGTAGCCGGCCGCCGCCAGCCACTGCGCCCGCCGCCGCCCACCCAGCTCGCGAGCCGTCGCGGCGGCGAGCACCACCCCGGCCACTGCGGCGAGGATCGCCGGAAGTCGCAGCAGCACCAGCGATCCGGGGTCCACCGCGGCCGCGAGCCGCGCCAGCAGCGGGATCAGCGGCCCCTGATCGGCATAACCGGCCTGGAGATGCCGCCCTGCCGCGAGGAAATACAGCTCGTCCCCGAAGTAGTCGTAGCGAGCGCTTCGGACGAGCAGCACCAGCGCGGTCACTCCCGCGATCAGCGCCACCGGTCTCCAGGCTGGATCGGCGGGTTCCAGCTGTGCCGAATCGATGGGTTTCGGCGGCGATGAAATATGTTGCCCGGCAACGCTCGAGGACGAATCCCGCTGGATCGCAGTGGGATTCGGACCGGTTGCGCCACACAGCGACTCGGCCCCACCCGGCGCCGTGCTCACCGCGGCGCTCCCGGTCGCCGGGGCAAGACGAGGGTCAGCGCGGTGAGTAGGCTCGCGACGGCGGCGATGATCCACAACACCGTGACGCATGCCGACAGATAGGTCGGTGCCGTGGCCGCCGCCGAGACCGCCGCGTCGGTGGCGGCGCAACCTCGCCCGGCGAGCGTATGTTCCGGCGCGGCGAATGCGGCGTGTGCGCACCGGCCGAACTGCCCGACCGCGTCGGCACCGGTATCGGCAGGCGTTCCGGATACGGCGAGATGTTGCGTCAGCACCGTTTCGGCGCTCGCGACACCGGAACCCGTTGCGACACCGCCGAAGAACACGCTCCCCAGCGCCGCGGCGCCGATCGCACTGCCGAGCTGCTGCACTGTGGGCGCCAGTCCGGATGCGATCCCGGTCGACCGCTCACCCAATCCCGCCACCATGACGGCGGGCAACGGCGCGGCGAACCAGCCCATTCCGGCCCCCGCCAGCAATATCGGCACACTCAACGCATGGGTGTCGATACCCCCCGAGGACGGATGAACCGTGAGCGCCATCTGCGCCGTCGCTACCGCGAACAACGCGATCCCGATGGTCAGCGCCCGAGAACCGCAGCGCGCCAACAGAATCGGTGAGGTGAGCGCCGCGACCAGCGCACCCAGCGCGAACGGCAACATCAGCCGGCCGGTCTCCCATGCCGAGAATCCCAGCCCCGACTGCGCGGTCACCGACACCGTCAGCAGCAGCGCCGCGAACAGCCCGTAGAACAGCAGCAGCAGGACCGACCCGATCCCGAATCCGCGATCACCGAACACCTCGGCGCTGACCAGCGGCGTCCCACCCCGCCGCGCGACCCGCCGCTGCTGCCCGGCGAATCCGGCCAGCACCACCACCCCGAACACCAGCACCGCGACCGTCATCGGCGGCCACCCCGCCTGCTGCCCGGTGGTCAGCGGAAACAGCACCGCCAGCAGCCCGGTCGTCGACAGCCCCGCACCCACCCAGTCGATCGGCACATACCCACGCGCGAATGCCTCGGTCTGCTGTGCCTTCGACTGCCCACGCGCGAATGCCTCGGCCCGCGGCGTCTTCGACCTCGCCGACGTCGAGTACGCGGCGTTCGACGCGGGTCGGCCGACCGCTTCGTCGGTGGTGCGGACCGGTGTCGTACGGGTGGTCTCGGTCCGTCCCGGCTGCTCGATGTCGCACTCCGGAGCCGGATCGTCCGCCCGCGACCATCGCACGGTGCCGTGGGTCTGTGCCCAGCGGGCGACGTCGGCGGCCTGTGCCCAGTGCGTGACGCCACAGGCGCGTGTCCATCGGTCGATCTCGTCGGCGAGTGCGCGCCGAGTGATACTCCCGGTCTGTGCCCACGCGGCGATGTCGTCGGCTTCCGCCCATCGAGGGGTTGCACCGGCCGGTGTCCGCCGAGCGGTATCCCGGATCCGTACCGGAAGCCGCGGAGCTTCGGCGGTGCGAGCGGGGCGGGGTGCGGGCCGAATGTTGTTGTCCGGAGCGGGTTGCCGGTGACCTGTAATGGAGACCGGTTGTCCTTGTCGGTTTTCGGGCCGGTGTCCGATGGGGGACGGAATCGGGCTGCCGACGGGCGGGGCAGAATCGGGCTGCGACGAGATCCCTCCCGCACCGTCGGCGCGCAGATAGCGGGCCGCTGCCACCAGTGCGGCCGTGCCGATCGGCAGGTTCATGAGAAAGATTGCCCGCCAGCCCCATTCGAACGGGTTCGCGCTGACGATCAGCCCGCCCAACAGCGGTCCGGCCAGTCCCGCCAGCCCGGCGACCGCACCGTAGATGCCGAATATCATCGGGCGCCGCTGCGGTGCGAACGCCGCGGCCAGGATGGCGATGGTCTGCGCGGCCACCGCGGCGGCGCCCACGCCCTGGGCCGCGCGGCCGGCCACGAGTTCGAGTGGTGTGCGGGCGAGTCCGCACCCCAGCGAGGCCGCGGTGAACAGCGTCATACCGAGCAGGAACAGTCGGCGCCGGCCGAATCGGTCGCCGAGCCGGGCCGCGGTCAGGAGGGTGCAGGCGAAGGCCAGTCCGTACCCGGTCACCACGAACATCTGTACCGTGCCGGTGGCCGACAGGTCCCGGGTCAGTACCGGTAGCGCGGTGTTGACGATGGTCAGGTCCAGCATCTGCACGAATACCGCGAGCAGGCACGCCGCCAGCGATCCCCAGGCCTGCCCACCGGGGGCGGCGGTGACCGTCGTGTCCTCGACGGCCACGATCAGGCGCCGACGGGCAGCGCGTAGTCACCGTCGCCGGCGACGGTGGTGATGATCGAGGTCAGCGTCTTGATGTAGCGCTCGATCGACTCGTGCGCCTCGTCGGTGTCGGGGAACAGCAGGCTCAGCTGGGTCACGTCGAGGAACCGGTTGACCCAGACGTACACCTCGTTCGCGGCGGCGCGATTGGCGAACATCCCGCCATTGATCCGATCGAACATATCCGCGCCCGCGATCTTGCGGACGTCGACGTAGGACAGCATCATCGCCACCCAGCCCGGCCGCACCCGGATCCCCAGGTCGGGTACGGCGAGTTCCAGCACCCGATGCGGTGACACGTCGGCCAGGCCGCGTGCCCGGTCGGCGGCCTCCTGCGCGCCGGCGACGAGCGTGGCGAAGGTGGCCTCGGCCGGTACGTCGAAGGCGACCGGCACCAGATTGGTGAAGTAGCCGACCGAGCCGTTCTCCCCGGGAGTGCGGCGGGTGTTGGCCGGGGTCAGCACGAAATGCCAGTCGTTGCCGGTCAATTCGGCCTCGGCGAGGGCCAGCGCCGCGAACAGTCCGCCGACGAAGCGGCCGCCGTGGTCGTCGCAGGCCTGCTCGAAGCGCAGCGCGTCGGATTCGGTGAACAGCGGCATGGTGATCTGGGCGCCGCGGTGGTATCCGGCGGCTCCGGCCGGTCCGAGGTAGAGCGGGAAGGTCGGCATGTCACCGCCGTTGCGCTGCAACAGCTTCAGCCAGGTGTCCACCTCCGGCGACAGTGCGGTCAGCCGGGTGTTGTCGGCGCGCTCGCGCAGGCAGTAGTCCAGGTGCCCGTCCACCGGGTCCAGTGCCATTGGTGCGCCGGACAATTCACCGCCGTAGAGCATCAGCAGATCCATACAGGTCAGCGCCTGCGCGACCCCGTCGGTGTGCAGATGATCGACCGCCGCGTACACCGTGAACGACTCCGCGCGGGCGATCACCCCGAAGCTGAAGCAATCCCAGTGCAGCGCATCGGGTGTCGTGTCCTGCACATGGCGGCGGAGGTCCTCCGCGTCGGCGAACTCGCCGTGATCGGCGGGAATCAACTCGATCTGCGCGGCATCGACCACGTGCCGGATCACCCGGCCGTCGTCCTCGACCGCGAATCGGCTCGCGAAGGTGTCGTGGCGGCGCACGAAGGCGGTGACCGCCCGCGTCATCGCGGAAAGGTCCGGCTCACCCGGAATGTCGAACGAGACCATGCACAACCGCGACGCCCGATGCCCGGCGCGAGCGGTGCGGTGGGAAGTGCGCAGATACTCCTGCTGCTGATACGTCGGCGGGGCCGGATGCACCGGTGCGGTCGCCATCGCCTCCCGCGCCTGTGGCGATACGCGCCAGCCGGTGAGCCGGCCCGGCTGCGGATGCCAGTCGTCGAAGAAGCCGAAATTGACCATGAGTACCCTCGATTCACAGCGGATGCACAGCTGCCGGAGACCGACTGCGGCGGTCGACGACCGGACGGCACGGCGACCGGGTTATCAGTGAACGGCAGTCACCGGATCTCCGGCCATGCCTGCGGCGGAATTATGTGAACATTTCCAGCCCGTCGCCGATGCGGTGGCACGAAATCCAATCCTGCGCGAGGCCCCCTGTCGCCCTTCGCCGTTCGTCGGTACCGTCGCCGTGGAATCGGTCGGTAAGCCGGGAGGCGCAGGTGGGCAGATATATTCGCAGCCGGACCGGCACGGTGCTGACCTCGCTGCTCGCGCTCGCCCTCGCCGGCGCGGCCACCGCGAGCGCCGACCCCGTCCCCACCCCGATCGCCGCGCTGACCGCCGCCGCGCGGCCCGCCGTCGACGGTTCCCGCCTCACCGGCATCGCCGAGGGCCCCGGCCGCATGGTCGACATCGAGGTGTACTCGGCCGCGATGAACGCCACCATCACCGTGAAAGTGCTTCGCGCTGTGGACGATTCGAGGCCAGCGCCGGTGCTGTACCTGTTGAACGGCGCCAACGGCGGCACCGACGGTTCCAGCTGGACCCAGCAGACCGACATCGCCGACTTCTTCGCCGACAAACAGGCCACCCTCGTGATCCCGATGGGCGGCCGCGGCAGCTATTTCACCGACTGGCAGACCGACGACCCCGTCCTGGGCCGCCAGCGCTGGACCACCTTCCTCACCCGCGAACTACCCCCGGTGATCGACTCCACCTTCCACGGCACCGGCGCGAACGCCATCGCCGGCATCTCGATGGCCGGCACCTCGGTGTTCCAACTGGCCCTCGCCGCTCCCGGCCTCTACCAGGCCCTCGGCTCCTACAGCGGCTGCGCCCAGACCAGCACCCCCGAGGGGGAGGTCTTCGTGGCCGCGGTGGTCAGCCGCTGGTCCGGGAACACCATGAACATGTGGGGCCCCTTCGGCGGCCCCACCTGGGCCGCCAACGATCCCTATCTGCATGCCGACCGCCTGCGCGGCACCGCTATCTACGTCTCCTCCGGCACCGGCCTGGCCGGCCCCCTGGACACCCTCGACGGTCCCGGCATCAACGGGAACCCCGGCAAACTGATCGCGCAACTGACCTCCGGCGGCATCCTGGACGCCGTCACCAACCAGTGTTCGCACGCCTTCCAGGCGCGGCTGGACGACCTGAACATCCCGGCCACCTTCGTCTTCCGAACCCTCGGCACCCACTCCTGGGGCTATTGGCAACAGGATCTGCACGACTCCTGGCCCCTGTTCAGCGCCGCCCTCGGCGGCTGAATCCGCAATTCGCCGCTACGACAGGCGATTCGGGCAGTGCCGCGGCCACCTCGCGTCGGCCGCGGCACCTCGGAGAGGCCGGCGGCGCCGCCGTGCGCGGATGGTCGCGGTCGGCGCCGATGTCTCGAACCGGTGTTACTTCGCGGAGGTGTGCAGGTCGCCGAACACCGCGTAGCCGTCGCCGCCGGAAGTCAGGTCGGTGACCTGAATGCGAAGCCGCAAGGGATGGTCGAAGTCGACGTGGATCGGGACGGTGTCGCCGAGTTTGACGGCAGTGTCCGATACGAGGACACCGTCGGCGTAGATCTGGAACTGCATGGACATACCGGACGGTGTCGCATCGTCGCGAACGCCGATGGTGGTATCCAGGTGAATGTATTTCCGGCCCAGATTGTATTCGACGAAGCCCAGCCGGTGTGCCTGCGGTTCGACCATGACCGAGCGGGTGAAGGTGGTGCCGGATACCTCCGCCGGGCCGGTGTCGAAGCTGTAGTAGGTCGCACCGTCGAGTTTCTTTCCGTCCATCACATACAGCACGTCGGGAAATTCCGTGCCCGACAACCCGGTCGTGGCTGTCGTGGAGCGGGTCGCGGTCGTCGTCGGCGAGGACGACGCGGCGGTGGTGCCGGTCGCGGGCGGGGTGGTGGTGGGGGCCAGGACGGTCGTGACCACGGTCGGTTTGGCCGCCTGCGAATGCGAGCGGTCCACGAGGACGATCGCGACGGCGACGGCGAGAATGACCAGTGCGCCACCGAATGCGGCGGGCGCCGCGAATCGCTTCCACCGGCGGGTGCCGTCGGTGAGGGCGGGCAGATCGGAGAGCACCGCGTCGATCTGCGACTGGGTCGTGGCGGCCTGAATGCGCGCGGATCTCTGGTCGAATTCCGCGAAGGTGATCCGGTCCGCGCCGAGGTGCTGCTCGAGCAGATTCAGCGCATTCTGACGTTCGGTGATTCCGATTCGGGGTTGGGGATTTTCATCCATGCTGACAAGCCCAACGTTCTCTTGTAGTTGACAGTGCTCATTCGAACAGGGTCGGATCGCCCCACGCGAGTTCGGGGAGACGGGTCGAACGACCCATCACCGCAACGGCTCCCGCCAGCATCGGATTCTGGACCGTATCCGGCCGGTAGGCGACCATGCGCAGGCGGAGTACGCGTTCGACGTTGTAATTGATCCGGACCGGTGCGCCGTAGCCCACCCGGACCTGTTGCTGCGGTTCGTTGTCCAGGAAGACCTGGAAGTAGCCGATCTGATTCGCGTCGGTGGCGCTGTCGAGAATGCCGACCACGGTTTCGAATTCGTGGTATCGGCGGCCCAGGGTGTACTCGACCGCGCTGCGCGGATCACCGCAGAAGACGTTGCAGCGGTGCACGATACTGTTGCCGTAGTGTTCGGCATCCAGATCCGCGCCGCCGAACGTCAGGTCGGCTCCGATCTGGGAGGGTTGCAGCACCGAGGTCAGCAGTCGCGCCTTCCGGCGTACCGGGCCCGAAATCGCCGGTGCGGCAGTCTTTCCGGCGTAGGGCGAGCCGACCCAGGTGCCGCGCGCCGGCATCGGATGTTCGCCCTCGCCGGTGATCGCCACGAGCAGATCCGTGATGCTGTCGACGGTGAATTCGTCGATCACGTAATGAGTGGCGGAATAACCCGTGAGGAATACGGGGATCTCGTCGATGGACCGCCCGGGCAGCACCACGGGAAGAATCCGCCTGGTCTGTTCGATCAGGTTCCGGGTGAGTTCGTTGCGCAGTATCGCCGCCTCGAACTGCGCGCCGCGCCCCTCCTCCGGCGGTGCGAATCCGTCGGCGCGCTTCTTGTAATCGGGTGAGGCGATGACCAGGATGAAATCCGCACGGGTGAGCTGATCAATCGCCCAGCCGGACCAGTCGCGTCGCTGATTGTCGTACCAGGTGTCCAGATGGACGTCGAGGCCGGCGTCCTCGCGGAGAAATGTGGCGAACCGGCGGACCAGTTCCTTGTGTTCCGGAGAGTCGTGAGAATAAGTAACGAATACGCGCGGCGCTTCGCCGCCCCCCTCGGACAAATTCCGTTGCCCCACACTCAATTCGTCCGTCCTCGATACCGAGCGATCGTCGTCCTGCGAGCAGCCTACGCTGCGGTCGTACATCGGAAACCCTCATGATCCATTCGGTCGGATTTGTCGGGAAAGTGCATTGCGGTAATGGATTTCGTGCCTAGGCCCCTTCGGGCTGCCGGCCGCTGCGCCGGACGCTCTGCGAAACCGAGCGCCGGGTCCATTTCCATTCCGGCATGCGGTGGCGCAGTACGTAACCGGTGACGGTGCCCGCGATGCCGAGGAATGCGAGCACCCCGAGACCGCCCTCGCCGGTGCCGATCGCGACGAGGAAGGTCACCACGCACACCGCGACCGTGATCAGATAGGCCGCCATATGGTCCGATCCGTACCACTTCACCTGCGCGGCCCGATCCACCACGCGGCGGATCTCCGCGATGTGCGCGCGGACCTCGGTGAATTCCTCGCCACGCAGATCGAGTTCCGCGATCCGCGCCAGCATCTCCCGGGAGAAGTCGAGTTGCGCCTCGTTGGTGATACTGCGGCTGTCGTCGGCGAACTCGCTCCACTGATCGGTGATCGAATCGGCCAGCGCGGCGGCCAGATGCTCCCGGAAGAAGGCATTGTCCGGATGCTTGCGAACCGCCTCCTCGTAGATCGGCAACGCCAATTCGAGGTTGTCGGCATAGGTGTTCGCGATACCGATCGCGTACAGCGGACTGCCCGGATCGAGCGCCTGCGCCTGTTCGTAGGCCCGGCGGGCGCGCACCCAATCGCGTGCGCCGCAATGGATGTCGCCGAGGACGCAATGGAAGCGGGGATCGGTGGAATCCAGCCGCAGGGCCTCGGTGACCTCGAACAGGGCGTCGTTGCCGTGGTCGAGTTCGACGGACGCCTGGGCGCGCAGGAACCAGGCCTCCGCGTCCCCGGGATGCTGATGAGTCCCTTCGCTCGCCGCCATATGGGCCTGGAATCCGTCGCCGCGGTCGAGATAGTCCTGCGCGATCGACTTCCAGTCCTGCGACGTCTCGCCGGGCAGAGGTTGTGGCTCCATGAAATAGTCCTGCCTGGTCGCGCTACAGCGCTTCGATCTTCTGAATCAGCTTGTGCCGCTTGAAATACACGCGGTCGCAACACCCCACGATTCCCATCCGCTGCGACCACGACGACATCCAGGCGGCGACGCCGACTTTCCCGTTGTCCATCGCGGTGATCTTGATCGAGACGACGGGCCTGGAGCTCCCGATCGAACTCAGGCCGAATCCGCGCGCCCGGTAGTTGAGATCACCGGGGCCCTCGACCGCGCGCCACCACACCGAGCCGAAATGGTCCTCGACCGTGTCGATCACGTGGTTGTAGGGCGCCTTCACATACGTGTCGATCTGTTTCCGCGCGCCGATACTGAGCACGACCGAGGCGATCAGAACGAATACGACAAAAATTACGAAAAGGATAAATACGACTTCCATGACGAACTCTCGATACCTTCCGAAGCTCAGCCCGTGGTGATGTCACGGACCAGTTTGTTCTTGCCGCTGGTCCGGCAGAACGCCTCCGCGGACAACCGGGTGGTGGTCGTCGACGAGCGATCCGTGCTCTGCCCGGTGCTGCGCAGGTAGGTTTCGATGATCGACTCCTTGCCCGCCTTGTCGCTGGAAAGGAAATCCTTACAAGATGTTTCACCACCCCGGGTGCTCTGCGTGGCGCCGGTGTGCGCCGACGCGACGGGACCGCTGTGGGACGAACCGGAACAACCGGCGGCGAGTGTTCCGGCGGCCAACAGGGTGGCGACAACCGCGACGCGGATCATGACTGTTTTTCCTCTCTTGCCGTGAAAGCTGGCGAATACCACTGCATCACGTGCGCAG from Nocardia sp. BMG111209 harbors:
- a CDS encoding helix-turn-helix domain-containing protein translates to MSVSRATGRGRNRTGAVTTPPLLAAPVVRGLVAEILGDRAGGRARADLTLLVNICAGELGQVLRAQTPVSGSALARIETVAARWAQLDLPVEPLQHAVHAGIGTAFQQLAPTLPWSTVRTARGNGIALIDIIRTMSTAVSRGYVREIRALAAEQRAVVQTVTARLLAGNVAGASASGDIEIADTYRVLAVALGPHPDEHDRRLDARVVARRKLRRVQAELAIACGPGVLTQLSVDGGTLLLPPAATGDPDDLVARLARAAAGPVTVAMADADRDRIPPAVELAHELLDLAVRLGRGPGLYRFEDLACEYQLGRPGTANEKIRSVLAPLQTEPELEHMLGEFLAAGGRAATAQRLGVPVGVLRRRLARITELTGLDPSRATDLWYLRSSMIARAIHRSVHGDDPDSQLDRAV
- a CDS encoding glucosyl-3-phosphoglycerate synthase, translating into MTVVHRTPTWFDRPWSVPELVERKGQRRVSVVLPALDEEATVGAVIASIHPLVGTLVDELLVIDSGSTDGTVAAARAAGATVYTREQALPRVPPVPGKGEVLWRSLAVAGGDLIVFVDSDLISPSPMFVPSLLAPLLFDDEVRLVKGFYRRPLRTGGSDEADGGGRVTQLVARPLLTALAPELGEIVQPLGGEYAATRELLAGIPFAPGYGVEIGILVDCWQRHGIGAIAEVDLGTRRHRNRPDHELAVMSRQVVATLLDRLGIRDSGRGLARFVPDGDGWRRVVSELGSADRPPMRLLTEMPATGHGDHGPVDPLFGIHSMS
- a CDS encoding glycosyltransferase family 39 protein translates to MALIAGVTALVLLVRSARYDYFGDELYFLAAGRHLQAGYADQGPLIPLLARLAAAVDPGSLVLLRLPAILAAVAGVVLAAATARELGGRRRAQWLAAAGYATSPYLITQAASLSTFALDSTAGAAVIWLLVRWTRVRRDRLLVAAAIVVAIDVQVKLLILVLVAALVAAATAIGPRDLLRRSAFWAGVAIVLVAAIPGVEWQRRHGWPQLAMGAIIRTEQRAATGGVAGLPVQWAILTGLLGGLLALLGLWALLWRNDFRPYRFLGIATLLQTLFVIAVGGRPYYLTACFPVLFAAGAVAATVLWPGATRSTSAPARRRTHRRPADMVAAATTRRATSMEAPKALSRRTIRITGVAVVAISVAIAATVVTLLPQPISRLRQPTDTQAELSARMRTFGTTGWSGLVGAVDRAYAELPPADRDTAVVVAQTYWQAAAIDVLGTRPPVYSPNRGYAYFGAPPDDTRTVLYVTAGDAAGLDTAFESVRPVARLDDPLGFPGIDRGVTVWRCDRPRRPWPVLWRDRSTLVLDPGLRSVPNSPAPERYSS
- a CDS encoding MFS transporter, which codes for MAVEDTTVTAAPGGQAWGSLAACLLAVFVQMLDLTIVNTALPVLTRDLSATGTVQMFVVTGYGLAFACTLLTAARLGDRFGRRRLFLLGMTLFTAASLGCGLARTPLELVAGRAAQGVGAAAVAAQTIAILAAAFAPQRRPMIFGIYGAVAGLAGLAGPLLGGLIVSANPFEWGWRAIFLMNLPIGTAALVAAARYLRADGAGGISSQPDSAPPVGSPIPSPIGHRPENRQGQPVSITGHRQPAPDNNIRPAPRPARTAEAPRLPVRIRDTARRTPAGATPRWAEADDIAAWAQTGSITRRALADEIDRWTRACGVTHWAQAADVARWAQTHGTVRWSRADDPAPECDIEQPGRTETTRTTPVRTTDEAVGRPASNAAYSTSARSKTPRAEAFARGQSKAQQTEAFARGYVPIDWVGAGLSTTGLLAVLFPLTTGQQAGWPPMTVAVLVFGVVVLAGFAGQQRRVARRGGTPLVSAEVFGDRGFGIGSVLLLLFYGLFAALLLTVSVTAQSGLGFSAWETGRLMLPFALGALVAALTSPILLARCGSRALTIGIALFAVATAQMALTVHPSSGGIDTHALSVPILLAGAGMGWFAAPLPAVMVAGLGERSTGIASGLAPTVQQLGSAIGAAALGSVFFGGVATGSGVASAETVLTQHLAVSGTPADTGADAVGQFGRCAHAAFAAPEHTLAGRGCAATDAAVSAAATAPTYLSACVTVLWIIAAVASLLTALTLVLPRRPGAPR